A window of the Bacillus sp. A301a_S52 genome harbors these coding sequences:
- a CDS encoding DoxX family protein, with amino-acid sequence MEAAQASWQWVNDIPSELVFVIGIIEIIGAIGLILPQAIKVYPQLLILAVLGLSVVALSSRIFHIIRGEFVDIIVNIIFLTLCLIVTISQLLFAAEKIKSKRR; translated from the coding sequence ATTGAAGCTGCTCAAGCTTCATGGCAATGGGTAAACGATATACCAAGTGAACTCGTCTTTGTAATAGGAATCATTGAGATTATTGGAGCCATCGGCTTAATCTTACCTCAAGCAATCAAAGTTTACCCACAACTTTTAATTCTAGCTGTTTTAGGGCTTTCTGTAGTTGCATTATCTAGTAGAATCTTCCATATTATTAGAGGTGAATTCGTAGATATAATTGTGAACATAATTTTTTTAACGTTATGCTTAATAGTTACGATTAGTCAATTATTATTTGCCGCCGAGAAAATCAAGTCAAAGAGGAGGTAA